A window of the Sporosarcina sp. FSL K6-2383 genome harbors these coding sequences:
- a CDS encoding RNA methyltransferase: MRNKEFIYTYIRHRDEHDLCRMEMRSFFGIDTPSNVLKSTIEIDPSRSPFINERLEVLYEGDLFEQITTQVERIDLGQSTFKVVCLNTTELGSTDKIGHEERRKLERQIGLEINGEPDLDSPETVFGFVALDGKWYFGKLMFSENIWFHHQQKPHMYSTALSTRVARAVANIAVPHPEGVRAIDPCCGIGTVLVEALSMGINIVGRDINRRVVLGSRKNIAHFGLTGDVAIGPIADVVDNYDVTIIDMPYNLFTHITADEQLEIIKEARRFTKKVVIVTIDTIDHMIEEVGFHIVDRCVARKGTFSRQVLVCE, from the coding sequence TTGAGGAACAAGGAATTTATTTATACCTATATACGACATAGGGATGAGCATGATTTATGTCGTATGGAAATGCGGTCGTTTTTTGGCATCGATACTCCTTCAAATGTCTTGAAAAGTACGATAGAAATCGATCCGAGTCGTAGTCCATTTATAAACGAGCGGCTGGAAGTTCTCTACGAGGGTGATCTTTTTGAACAGATTACGACACAAGTTGAACGAATAGATTTAGGCCAATCCACATTTAAAGTGGTTTGCTTGAATACGACAGAATTAGGTTCTACAGATAAGATTGGACACGAAGAACGACGGAAACTTGAACGTCAGATTGGCTTGGAAATAAACGGTGAACCTGATTTAGACTCGCCTGAAACAGTATTCGGTTTCGTCGCATTGGATGGCAAATGGTATTTCGGCAAACTGATGTTTAGTGAGAATATCTGGTTTCATCATCAGCAAAAACCACATATGTATTCAACAGCTTTGAGTACACGCGTTGCGAGGGCCGTTGCCAATATTGCGGTGCCACATCCAGAAGGTGTTCGAGCCATCGATCCCTGTTGTGGTATTGGCACGGTATTAGTAGAAGCATTATCTATGGGCATTAATATCGTGGGCCGAGATATTAACCGACGTGTCGTGTTAGGATCGCGAAAAAACATTGCTCACTTTGGACTGACGGGCGATGTAGCTATCGGACCAATTGCCGATGTTGTTGATAACTACGATGTGACGATTATTGATATGCCCTATAATTTATTCACCCATATTACAGCTGATGAACAGCTTGAAATTATTAAAGAAGCACGTCGGTTCACGAAAAAAGTCGTCATTGTTACAATTGACACCATAGACCATATGATTGAAGAAGTAGGCTTTCATATCGTCGATCGCTGTGTCGCGAGAAAAGGCACGTTTTCAAGACAAGTTCTTGTTTGTGAATAA
- a CDS encoding leucyl aminopeptidase family protein, with protein MSTEVKIIFVNDPIVTKIGAVKQFVANQTAGHSSVLIGETHYIVVKECKGATLEKVRATAGNIARDVSAQKVDTAMIEEGILTTAFANLDKGAVITAFVEGWQLGAYQFVTYKSNVTAFQTTLQVTGEEAQAFVEVGQIRAEATAFSRDLMNELSNVLNPETFPEVLKKNFADTGVEVNVLDKDKLKQMDMNGVLTVGRGSVYKPAFVELVYKGDASKPLVALVGKGVTFDTGGISLKSGKDLSDMRMDMGGAAAVAGAMTLLAKSEAPVNVVALIPMVENNIDRTSVLPGEVITYKNGLTVQVGNTDAEGRLILADALIRAGEWKAEYIVNIATLTGAICNALGLEIGGVFGDEQLSADMKKIGDTNGDFIWPMPLVEAYDKSLDSDYADMNNISSLSEAGSITAALFLRRFVPKDSKWLHVDMAGPMEKSSAAGYYAKSATGYGARLLADFTTHVSK; from the coding sequence ATGTCTACTGAAGTAAAAATTATCTTTGTAAACGATCCAATCGTTACAAAAATTGGAGCAGTGAAGCAATTTGTTGCTAACCAAACAGCAGGTCATAGTTCTGTTTTAATCGGAGAAACGCATTATATAGTCGTGAAAGAATGTAAAGGTGCTACTCTCGAGAAAGTTCGTGCTACGGCAGGGAATATTGCCCGCGATGTCAGTGCACAAAAAGTCGACACTGCAATGATCGAAGAGGGAATTCTAACGACTGCGTTTGCCAATTTAGATAAAGGTGCTGTCATCACTGCATTTGTTGAAGGATGGCAGCTTGGTGCATACCAGTTTGTTACCTATAAATCGAACGTTACAGCATTCCAAACAACGCTTCAGGTAACAGGAGAAGAAGCGCAAGCGTTTGTTGAAGTAGGGCAAATCCGTGCGGAAGCAACTGCTTTTTCACGTGACTTGATGAATGAGTTGTCCAATGTGTTAAATCCAGAAACATTCCCGGAAGTATTGAAGAAGAACTTTGCAGACACTGGTGTTGAAGTGAATGTACTTGATAAAGATAAGCTCAAACAAATGGATATGAACGGCGTCCTAACAGTTGGACGCGGTAGCGTGTACAAGCCAGCTTTCGTGGAGCTTGTCTACAAGGGTGACGCATCGAAGCCACTTGTTGCGCTTGTTGGAAAAGGTGTGACATTCGATACGGGCGGTATTAGTTTGAAAAGTGGCAAGGACTTGAGTGATATGCGCATGGATATGGGGGGGGCTGCTGCGGTTGCTGGGGCCATGACATTATTGGCAAAATCAGAAGCGCCTGTAAATGTTGTTGCACTCATTCCGATGGTGGAAAATAACATCGATCGCACTTCCGTCCTACCCGGCGAAGTTATTACCTACAAAAATGGTTTAACAGTCCAAGTAGGTAACACGGATGCAGAAGGCCGTCTCATTTTAGCAGATGCACTTATTCGTGCAGGCGAGTGGAAAGCAGAGTACATCGTCAATATTGCTACACTAACTGGCGCCATTTGTAATGCACTCGGACTAGAAATCGGGGGCGTCTTTGGAGATGAACAACTATCTGCAGATATGAAGAAAATCGGTGATACCAATGGAGATTTCATCTGGCCAATGCCACTCGTTGAAGCTTACGACAAATCATTAGATAGCGATTACGCTGACATGAATAATATCAGTTCATTATCAGAAGCAGGTTCCATTACGGCAGCGTTATTCCTTCGCCGCTTTGTTCCAAAAGACAGCAAATGGTTACATGTCGATATGGCTGGGCCGATGGAGAAAAGCAGTGCAGCGGGCTACTACGCTAAATCTGCAACAGGCTATGGTGCACGGTTGTTAGCTGACTTTACTACACATGTTTCGAAATAA
- a CDS encoding PadR family transcriptional regulator codes for MNVQFKKGVLNLCVLVLLDKQDRYGYELVQKISDQIAISEGSVYPLLRRLTKEGYFTTYLQESTEGPPRKYYKLTEVGRVYLHEQLAEWKNFTDGVNTLIEEGVHND; via the coding sequence ATGAATGTGCAATTTAAAAAAGGTGTACTGAATTTATGTGTGCTTGTTCTTTTGGATAAGCAAGATCGCTACGGCTATGAGCTTGTGCAGAAGATTTCGGATCAGATTGCTATTTCCGAAGGTTCGGTGTATCCCCTACTTCGGCGCTTGACAAAGGAAGGTTATTTTACAACGTATTTGCAGGAATCGACAGAAGGTCCTCCTCGTAAATATTACAAATTAACCGAAGTTGGTCGTGTGTATCTTCACGAACAGTTAGCGGAGTGGAAAAATTTTACTGATGGCGTGAATACATTAATCGAGGAGGGTGTACACAATGACTGA
- a CDS encoding DUF4097 family beta strand repeat-containing protein has protein sequence MTENQFISELETALKRLPTEERNDILQDIREYFTNGREDGKSESDIAASLGSPANIAEELLGSYSFDENKVDITSTNEVITIQDDRFTNVNIDVQHGALVVRPSHNSETTIELIGANDKLQLTAEVLNDTLVVRLKSISHWLFIFNLSINFNVKAVTLNVFIPKKLYQSFAMKTDNGRIDVEKLLAKKIDANTDNGRIQLREIAATTLIAETDNGRIELDKVQADHMRMKTDNGRIEMRHVDAESIGIESDNGRMELEHVTGDIVGTTDNGRITLQTDTLDRNVDFRTDNGSIVIQSKLAPTNVSIHAKTGHGKIDIFGERNSRTVIGAGENTIRLKSDNGRITVS, from the coding sequence ATGACTGAAAATCAATTTATAAGTGAACTGGAAACGGCTTTGAAACGACTACCTACTGAGGAACGCAACGATATACTTCAAGATATTCGTGAATATTTTACGAACGGTCGTGAGGATGGCAAATCTGAAAGTGATATTGCAGCATCTCTTGGGTCTCCGGCGAATATTGCTGAGGAATTACTTGGATCTTATTCATTCGATGAAAATAAAGTAGACATCACATCGACCAATGAGGTCATTACGATTCAAGATGATCGATTTACGAATGTCAATATCGATGTCCAACACGGCGCACTTGTCGTGAGACCTTCCCATAATTCGGAAACGACTATCGAACTAATTGGTGCGAATGATAAATTACAACTGACTGCGGAAGTTCTTAACGATACGTTGGTCGTGCGCTTGAAGAGTATCAGCCACTGGTTATTCATATTCAATTTAAGCATCAATTTCAATGTAAAGGCGGTGACACTGAACGTGTTTATTCCAAAGAAGCTCTATCAATCATTTGCGATGAAAACGGATAATGGACGGATTGATGTCGAGAAGCTACTTGCTAAAAAGATTGATGCCAACACGGATAACGGTAGAATTCAATTGCGTGAAATTGCCGCTACGACTTTAATTGCTGAAACGGATAATGGACGCATTGAACTAGATAAGGTGCAAGCCGATCATATGCGCATGAAAACAGATAACGGACGCATTGAAATGCGTCATGTCGATGCGGAAAGCATTGGCATTGAGTCCGATAACGGTCGGATGGAGCTGGAACACGTAACGGGGGACATTGTGGGCACCACTGATAATGGGAGAATTACACTGCAAACGGATACGCTTGACCGGAATGTTGATTTTCGGACGGATAATGGGAGCATTGTTATCCAATCAAAGCTCGCGCCAACGAACGTTTCCATCCATGCGAAAACGGGTCATGGGAAAATTGATATATTTGGTGAACGCAATTCACGCACAGTCATTGGTGCCGGTGAAAATACAATTCGGTTAAAATCGGATAATGGGCGGATTACGGTTAGCTGA
- a CDS encoding DinB family protein, with the protein MFKTIEEFLVNWKHESDSTQKVLDALTDASLAQEVSPKDRTLGRIAWHVVTTLDEMLSRTGLQFEAASHEAPVPTTVTEIADAYRSSSTAMIAAMKKNWTDETLNDMKDMYGEQWSIATILSVLVSHQIHHRGQMTVLMRQAGLRVPGVYGPSRDDWAEFGEEAPAL; encoded by the coding sequence ATGTTCAAAACGATTGAAGAATTTTTGGTAAATTGGAAACATGAAAGTGACTCGACACAAAAAGTTCTGGATGCACTCACGGATGCGTCGCTTGCACAGGAAGTATCACCAAAGGATCGGACACTTGGGCGAATTGCTTGGCACGTTGTGACGACGCTCGATGAAATGTTGTCACGAACAGGATTACAGTTTGAGGCAGCAAGCCACGAGGCGCCTGTTCCGACAACTGTTACTGAAATTGCGGATGCTTACCGTTCATCAAGTACCGCGATGATCGCAGCTATGAAAAAGAACTGGACGGATGAGACATTGAATGACATGAAAGATATGTATGGAGAGCAATGGTCAATCGCGACCATTCTCAGTGTGTTAGTATCCCATCAAATCCATCATCGTGGCCAAATGACTGTACTTATGCGACAAGCAGGCTTACGCGTGCCAGGTGTATATGGTCCATCACGTGATGATTGGGCAGAATTTGGCGAGGAAGCGCCAGCTCTTTAA
- a CDS encoding DNA alkylation repair protein, whose protein sequence is MKLKKPWNLQEIIEKFEANRNEELAGPMVAYMKGHFPFLGIKSPLRKQLLKEHFAEYALPEPEQLFDEVWKLYNLPEREYQYAAIALIEKMKKHLTPDDFPVLQLLIETKSWWDSVDSIAPHFIGQIVKMDHAYGDKVMLKWSLSDNMWTNRSAILHQLKFKQQTDTELLFTIIKQHTDSKEFFIQKAIGWALREYAKTYPDLVKDFVEGNSLKPLSKREALKHFV, encoded by the coding sequence ATGAAGCTGAAAAAACCATGGAATCTTCAGGAGATTATCGAAAAATTCGAAGCAAATCGCAATGAGGAATTGGCTGGGCCAATGGTAGCTTATATGAAAGGTCACTTCCCGTTCCTCGGCATCAAAAGCCCGCTGCGTAAGCAATTATTAAAAGAACATTTCGCAGAGTATGCATTGCCGGAACCCGAGCAACTTTTTGATGAGGTATGGAAGTTATATAACCTACCAGAACGAGAATACCAATATGCGGCGATTGCGTTAATAGAGAAGATGAAAAAGCATTTAACGCCGGATGATTTCCCCGTCTTACAACTATTGATTGAAACAAAGTCATGGTGGGATAGCGTAGACTCCATTGCACCTCATTTTATTGGACAAATCGTCAAAATGGATCATGCATACGGTGATAAAGTCATGCTAAAATGGTCCTTGTCCGATAATATGTGGACAAACCGCTCAGCAATTCTTCATCAATTAAAATTCAAACAGCAGACAGATACGGAGCTCTTATTTACGATTATCAAACAACATACAGATTCAAAGGAGTTTTTCATCCAGAAAGCGATTGGCTGGGCATTACGGGAGTATGCCAAGACCTACCCGGATCTAGTGAAGGATTTTGTGGAGGGGAATTCGTTAAAGCCGCTAAGTAAGCGGGAGGCTTTAAAACATTTTGTATGA
- a CDS encoding DUF1456 family protein gives MNNNDILIRLRYALDIKNAAMVEIFQLGGVEVTVEEVRKLLTKLEDNEDSMECSNQLLDSFLNGLIIFKRGKQEPKPGQPEKSATALEQNEHMNNILLKKLKIALSLTGEEIIAILQEAGVTISKGELGAVLRKAGHRNYKECGDRYVRNFIKGLALKYRE, from the coding sequence ATGAATAATAATGATATATTAATTAGACTCAGATATGCTTTGGATATTAAAAATGCAGCGATGGTAGAAATTTTTCAATTGGGTGGCGTTGAAGTAACAGTAGAAGAAGTACGTAAATTGCTGACCAAACTAGAGGACAATGAGGACAGTATGGAATGCAGTAATCAACTCTTGGATTCATTTTTAAATGGTCTTATTATTTTTAAAAGAGGGAAACAAGAACCGAAGCCAGGACAGCCTGAGAAATCAGCTACTGCTTTGGAGCAAAATGAGCATATGAATAATATTCTTTTAAAGAAATTGAAAATCGCATTGTCGTTAACGGGCGAAGAAATCATTGCTATTTTACAAGAAGCAGGTGTCACAATTTCCAAAGGGGAATTGGGCGCAGTGTTACGAAAAGCAGGACATAGAAATTACAAAGAATGTGGGGATCGCTACGTTCGGAATTTTATAAAGGGATTGGCTTTGAAATATCGGGAGTAA
- a CDS encoding branched-chain amino acid aminotransferase, translating into MLNKQMEQYIADNTRANKIEFFDFEKDYVEKQQLLPKGVTATEKTFYANVLERCDKETEELMGTEARGFLSEAVSYLKKHHNQFVYAESNIFEAIRIDAVALEFDEVFETYTALFGLKLQKKFGDDIKAYLDNHLQGDGVKYSVMFSGEDGLWDVNFALDYIKGFSEAQSFEDIYMTIYRFVFNMLEVIETAQ; encoded by the coding sequence ATGTTAAATAAACAGATGGAACAATATATCGCTGACAATACGCGTGCTAACAAAATTGAGTTTTTCGACTTTGAAAAAGACTATGTGGAGAAGCAACAATTGCTTCCGAAAGGTGTAACTGCTACAGAGAAAACATTTTACGCCAACGTGCTTGAACGCTGTGATAAAGAAACGGAAGAATTAATGGGTACGGAAGCTCGTGGCTTTTTGAGTGAAGCGGTTTCTTATTTAAAAAAGCACCACAATCAATTCGTCTATGCAGAATCAAATATTTTTGAGGCTATTCGTATCGATGCTGTTGCGCTGGAATTCGATGAAGTTTTTGAAACGTATACTGCGTTATTTGGCTTAAAGCTGCAAAAGAAATTCGGGGATGATATTAAAGCCTATTTGGATAACCACTTGCAGGGAGACGGTGTAAAATACAGCGTCATGTTTTCCGGTGAAGATGGGTTATGGGATGTCAATTTCGCGTTGGATTATATAAAAGGTTTTAGCGAAGCGCAGTCATTTGAGGACATTTATATGACGATTTATCGTTTCGTTTTCAACATGCTTGAAGTCATCGAAACAGCGCAGTGA
- a CDS encoding LCP family protein, translating to MKRSERKKSKRRGLRNFFLVTAIILAIGIFYWVYQFNSGQSLAGEGLDKEANTEFEPFEAEDPQFGEINVLLLGSDARGTDEDARSDSLMIAHYNQTTNEVKLVSVMRDTYVDIPEYGYHKMNTAFALGGPELVRKTIKHNFDVDVHYYAMVDFTGFPKIIDVVAPDGIEVDIQSTMSHGIGMVLKPGKQVLHGDQLLGYVRYRNDIRSDYGRVERQQEVLSKVKDQAISVHSLLNLPKILGVVNPYIDTNVDNRTILTIGKGLLTGKTRGMETMRIPVENSFKEERLNRVGEVLTIDFEKNKQALQEFLSSEDPISEEETVEVNP from the coding sequence ATGAAAAGAAGTGAAAGAAAAAAATCGAAGCGTAGAGGACTGAGAAACTTTTTCTTGGTTACCGCGATCATTTTAGCAATAGGAATTTTTTATTGGGTTTACCAATTCAATAGCGGACAGTCTCTTGCGGGCGAGGGACTTGATAAGGAAGCCAATACAGAGTTCGAGCCATTTGAGGCAGAGGATCCACAATTTGGTGAGATTAATGTTCTGCTTTTAGGAAGTGATGCACGGGGAACCGATGAAGATGCACGTTCAGATTCCTTAATGATTGCTCATTATAACCAAACAACAAATGAAGTGAAACTCGTTTCAGTGATGAGAGATACCTATGTGGATATCCCAGAGTATGGCTATCATAAAATGAATACGGCATTTGCTTTAGGTGGTCCAGAGCTTGTACGGAAGACCATTAAGCATAATTTTGACGTTGATGTCCATTATTACGCAATGGTCGACTTTACCGGATTTCCTAAAATAATCGATGTCGTGGCCCCAGATGGGATTGAGGTCGATATTCAATCTACCATGTCCCATGGAATTGGGATGGTATTAAAGCCAGGGAAGCAAGTGTTACATGGCGATCAGTTGCTCGGCTATGTGCGTTATCGCAATGATATTAGAAGTGATTATGGGCGAGTCGAACGTCAGCAAGAAGTGTTGTCTAAAGTGAAAGACCAAGCGATTAGTGTGCATAGTTTGCTAAACTTGCCTAAAATATTAGGTGTCGTCAATCCTTATATTGATACGAATGTTGATAATCGAACAATCCTGACAATCGGCAAAGGATTGTTGACTGGAAAAACACGGGGGATGGAAACGATGCGAATTCCCGTAGAAAATTCATTTAAAGAAGAACGCCTAAATCGAGTAGGGGAAGTGCTTACTATTGATTTTGAGAAAAATAAGCAAGCGCTGCAAGAGTTTTTATCATCTGAAGATCCAATAAGTGAAGAAGAAACAGTTGAAGTAAATCCCTAA